GCAGCGTACAGGTCGCGTGGTCTTTGGGGACCCCATGTTGCTGCGCGCGAACGAGGCGCGCAGCGTCACGGCAGCAAAGGCCACCACCGCGATCGTGGTCGTGCTGTCCGGCATCGACCGTCGTCGCGTTCCGCCGTGGGGGCCCAAGCAGGACTACGCGGGCCTGGCCAGCCTCGCTCGCAGCAGTGTGGCGTTCGGTCGCTATCGAGTGCCGACCACGGTACCCGGTGCGGTCGTCGCGTCGATGTTGACTGGCCTCCCCCCTCACGGCCACGCCCTGGAAGATCCTGCCGCGCGCCTGCCTGCCGCGGCGCACTTGATCAGCGAGATCATCAAAGAAGCCAGCGGACGCACGGCCATGTTCACGGGCTCGCCGAACAGCTTTCGGGCGTTTGGATTCGACTCTGGCTGGGACGACTTCGGCGAGGTTTCACCCGTGGCAGACGAGCCGGTTTCGCGTCCCATCGACCGTGCGACGAGCTGGTTGGAGAACGAGCTGGAAAGCAAGCGAGAGGCCCGACGTTTCGTCTTCGTTCATGCGCGCGGTGCGCACCCGCCCTGGGACGTGCCGAAAGACGATGCTTCGCGACTTCCGCCCGAGGAGTACGGCGGCGTGATCGATCCACGTCGCGGCGGAATCATCCTGTCGCGGCTGCGCAGTCGCCGCAATCGCGCGGCTCGCCGCATGGACGAGGTGGACTGGATTCGCCTTCGCGCGCTCGAACAGGCGTCCCTGTTGAAGCAAGACGCAGCGCTGGAAAAGCTGATCGACCTGCTCAAGCGCAAGGGCGAATGGGAACACACGATGCTCATCGTCACCGGCGACGTCGCCCCGGGCGAGGGGCCCGAGCCGCCTTTCGATCCCGCCGGGCGCTTGATCGAGGAACACTTGTACGTGCCGCTCTGGGTGCACTTCCCGAACGACCGCGAAGCAGCCAAGGAGTCGATGGCGGACGTCACCTCCGTCGACATCGCGACGACCGTGATGAACGCGTTTCAGTTGGCTCCGCCGGTCGGCGTCGAAGGCGTGGATCTGCAGGCAGCCGCGGAGGGCATCGAGCCGATGATGGGACGTGTACTGCTCAGCACCTTGGCGGACCACTACGCTGCACGTTTCGGCCAGTATCGCTTGACCGGGCAGATCGGCCGCAAGCCCCAGTTGTGCAAGGTGGCCGTCGATCCAGCGTGCCTCGACGATGTGTTTGGCACCCAGCCGATTGCCGCACAAAGTGCATGGAGCTGGACGTTCTTCGAGTGGCTACGCGCCGACAAGCTTCGAGCGGCCCAGCGCGAGCCGGCGAGCATCGACCCGGACACGGGCGCCGCTCTCACCGTGTGGGGCGACATCTAGTCCTTTTGCGGCGCGATGTTGGCCGAGCTTGGCAGGCGTCGGCGGTGTCTCCCTGGCGGTCAGCAGTCAGCAATCAGCAGTCAGCTTGGTCTCGACTCTCATTGGGATCTGATCCTGCTGCTGCACACGTTCCGAGTTCAACGCCGAACGACGGGTGGGGAACGAAGGAGCTGGCGAACGGGGTCGACGACCTGCGCTTCCACGGTGTTCGCGACGGAATTCGTTTCCTCGTAGTGTTCCCCCGGGCTGAATTCCTCGAGGTAGGGATTGTCGCCGTCGAGCTTGAAATCGTACGCGGGCACGATGTAGCCGAACTGATCGAGTCCCAGCCCGACGACCCAGCGGTAGCTGGCCTTGGGATCCCGCGAGAGGTCGAGGGGCGTCTCGCGGTCGAAGGCGGCGATGTCGGGCGGACCCTCGTCGCAGCGCGAGTAGCCATCAGTCCCGCAGTTGGGGTTCGTCTTCGTGTCGTTGAGCACCTTGTAGGGCGCGGGTGTGAACGGGTACGGCGCGTCGAGAGCGCTCTTTCGGTCAGGCGTCGCCAAGAGCAACTCCGCGTGTAGTTCTCCGGGTAGCGTCACGAACTGAGCGGGGCCGAGCTCGACGACCGCGATCTGCGAGCGAATGTAGGGCAGATTATCGGGTCCCAGCTCGCGATTCGGATCGAAGAAGTAGCCCTCGCGATCGAACAGGTTCTGCGCCAGCGCGATGTGATAGCCGGTGTTGGCGATGCTCACGTAGATCTCGCGGGCGCGAAAACCCAGCGCGGCCGTCTCCGTGGTCTCCACGCCCTGCTTCAGGGCCTCGTGGGCGTAGACCGCCAACAAGCGACCGTTGTTGTAGGCGCGCTCGAGTCCCTCGGGAACGTCGTTGCCCTCGAAGTCCACGTGGTTCACCTGGCCGGGACCCACTTGTCCGCCAAGCGCTCCGTTGAAGAACAGAGCTACGCCGCCGACGCCGTCTCGCTGCATCAACACTTTGCCTGCGGCGTCTTTGACTTCGAAGCCCTTTTCGATGCCTTCGCGCAAGGTGTGCACGTAGTCGCTGCTCGTCAGCTGGTTCTTGCTTCCCGCGAACTCGGGATGGCTGGCGAAGTTGATCAACGTCGCCACCGTGGAGTCGTCGCTCCGACGCAGAAAGCGAATCACCCGTAGCTCGTTGTCGATCACGACTGGGTCGCGGGTGTCGCTCACGAACGCGGCGGTCTTGTGACCGCCGGGATCGGTCTCGGGAATGTGCCCGTCGACGAGGGTCTTGCCGAACTGCACGCGAACGGGCTCGAGCGCCGCAGTGGCCTTGACCAGCGCCGACACCGTCATCGCGCGCACCCAGGCGTTGTAGGCCTTGTTCACACCGGAGCGAGAATCCGTCGCGCCCCAGATGCCCATGGTGTCTTGGGTTTCGTGCACGTGGGTCGACGCTACCAACAGGAAATCCAAGCCGAGCTCCGGATGCTCTGCCTGCAGCGCTTCCCGCGTGCGCTCCACCTCGTTGTAGAACCAGCCCACGTTGTCCACGGCGCAGAGCCCGATGCGCGTGTTGCCCTGGGACAGCACGCTGCAGCGCACCGTCGTGGGATCGGCATTGCCCTCGGCGGCGCGTCCAGCGCCGAAACCTGCAATCCACGTGCAGAGATCTGGATCCACGGGCTGGCACTTGGTGATGTCGCTCGCGTCGCAGCTGCCCTTCTTCACACACACGTCTCCGCCGAGCGGGTTGAATTCGTGCGGCTTGCCTCCCGGCGCCGTGACAACCACGTATTGAACCTCGGGTGTCACGTCTTCGACAGCCGCGCCGGCATACAGCGTGGGGTCCGATGCGGGGAGGCAGTCCGGACCACCCGGGCAGCGCGAGTCGCAACCCAGGCGCACGTTCTCGGCGCTGCCCGCGGGTTCCTTCTCGCAGTAGCTGGAGCCGGCCGGGGTCGATCCTTCGTCACCGTCGCCGCAGCCGAAGAAGCCCACCAGCATGACGATCGCAGCGAGGGCGCCGCCCTCCCAAGAACGCATCATTGGCGCAGGGTATCGTGCCGCGCCGGTTGCGGACAGACCCCTTTCAGGTCGGCGGGCGTTCGTGCTGCCCGCGGGATCTTCTCTGATAGCTGACGGCTGACGGCTGATAGCCCAGCGTCGCGCGTCTTCTCTTTTTGCTCCCGGCTATGCCGACTCAGGGCTCCAGCCAGATCGGGTTGCTGAAAGCAAAAGGCTGCGTGGCCTCGCGGGAGGCGTTGGGCAATCCGCGCTCGCCCTGAGCGACGACGATCACGTAGCCCTTCTCTTTCACGGGGAAAGCGAAGGTCTTGTCGAGGCGCAGGACCGACTTGCCGCGCGGAACGATGTGATACGCGGCGCTTCGGCCATTGACCAGCACCTCTACGCTGCGAACGTCCACCCACTTCGGCGCCTGCACCTTCACCTTCACCTGTGCGCGCCCGCCGGTGACCACTGTCTCCCCGGGCCCTTTGCCGTCGACGCTGACGTCCAACAGGGGCCCGCTGGTGACGTATGCGCGGCCGGCCTTCAGCGCAGCGATCACCGCTGCTGGAGAAGCTTTCGCGTCCTGCTCGTCATCGCCGGCGTCACCGTAGTGAATGTACGTGCGGGGCAGGCCAGGATCGAGGAACGCCAACTTGTGCGAGTCGCTGCTGCCCGTGGCGGTGTAGCGCCGACCCGCGGACAAGAGGTGCATCCAGTCTTCCAACACCACGCGCACCTTCTTCAGATCGCGAGCGTCGTCGCCGTTGTACACCTCCAAGGTGTCGTAGTTCGGGTCGTACCCAGGGCGGACGAAGTCGGCGCTCTCCTTGCTCTTGCCGAAGTAGGAAAAGTAGCCGATGGCGGGATCCCAGCGCGGATGGTTGACCTGAATGACGCCCTTCGGCGACTGCCGTCGCGCGTCGGCGAACAGCGCCGAGGGCGTGGTGTTCCAATACGCCACGTTGCGATCCGCACTCAGGGGAAACACGTTGAAATGCCCGTAGCGGTGTCCCAAGGTGCTGACTTCGGAGCCGCTGATCGTCGACAGCGCTCGGGTCAAGAGCCCGCGCTTCGTCAGCCACTGCACTGTGGGGCTCAAATCCGTCACCACGTAGTGATCCGTCGCGACCGCCAGTTCGACGCCCTCGGCGGCGATACTCACCACGCGCTCTGCCAGGCCAATGTCGGCATCGACGCTCGGGGCCTGATGCAGATGCAAGTCCGCGGCGATCCAGCCAGGTGTCGACACGACACGGGGCAGTGCCACCTTCACTCCCGCCATGCCGTTTTTGGGAACGTTGACGGTCTTCTGCACTGCGTCGCGCTCGTAGCCGGCAGTGAAGAGCAGCACGTAGCGCCCGGCTGGCAGCACCAAGTCCATCTCGCCATTGCCCGTCCAGGCGAAGCGATCCGCACCGCTCAGGCCGCCGTCGTCACCGAACACGGGATTCGGATGTCCAAGGCGATCCACCCGCATCTTCGAAGGTAGCGGTCGATCGGCTTCGTCCACGATCTTCGCTCGTAGCAGCCCGGACGCCTCGGGTTTCGCCGACGGCAAGGGCAGCGCCTCGAAGGACAGCTCGCGCTCCACTTCCACTTCGCCCTGAGCCGGAATGCTCGCCTTGCGATAAAGCGCCGTGATGTTGCCCTGAAAGCCGCGGAACTTCGCGCCGTAGTCGACCCAAAGCTTGGGACCCGAGCGCGAGCGCAACAGCAGGTCGCCGCCGGCTCCGTGTCGCCCGATCCAGGCCGCGCTGCCTTCGTACTTCATGCGCGGCGTCGCGACGCCCTCCACGAAGTAGGTGACGTTGCCCCACTTCAGCTCGTCCCCGAACTCGAGCGCGCCCGAGGATCCGCCGCCGACGACGGACCAGCGCGTGCGTGCCACGAGCTTCGGCGCATCCGTCGCCAAGGTGTAGCGCGTCAGCGCGCGATACTTCGCCCCCAGAGCCTCGACGAAGGCCTCGACTTCGATGGAGTCTCGAAGCGCGGACACGCGACTGGCCGTCGCTGGGTAGTCTGTCTTGCCAATGCGGAGCGACGGGTACATTTGCCAGATCGCGTCGATGTTCGCGGTGGTGCCCAGCTGTTCAACCGTGGGCAAGAAGGCGCGGCGTCGCCACAGATCCACCAACCAGCCGTCCCGCTTGCGCACGACGGCCACCAGCTCTGGGCTCGTGATCTTGTAGTCGCCGGCCTCCGCGAACACGCGAAGCCGGGTGCCGACGTCAGCTTTGCTCACGCGCCCAGTGGTGACCGCCGGTGCTGCGGGCGTCGCGCTCCAAGCAGCCCAGCTCGCGCCCAGGGCCGCAAGAGCAGCCACAGCGGGTGCCGTAGCGAGAGCAGCCTCACCGAGACGAGAGCGGGCGCGCCCGGTTGCGAGAGCGGCCGCAGCGAGGCGAAAGCGCGCGCGAAACATGCGCGAACCGTACGTCATCGGGCGAGAAAGCGCACTCGCTCAATCTCTGCGCCGCGCCGCGCGTATGCTCTCGCTCATGCAGCTCGTCGCCAAGACCTACTGGGCAGGCGCGCCCTTCAACTTCCGCGGCAAGATCAATGCGACGCCCGAGTCCCTGGTGCTGCGCGCGGCGGACCTCCGACAGCATCGCGCAACCTACTGGGCGCCGCAGCATCACAGCGCCAAGGTCGCGGTGGTCTGCATTCATCCCCGCGTGGACTTCACGCACCACTACACCTTTCCGCGACTCGTGGACGCCGGAATCGCCTGCTTGGGCGCGAACACCCGCACCCCGAACAACGACACGGATCTGGTGCACGAAGAGATCTTGCACGACGTCGGTTCTTGCATCCGCGTTCTGCGCGAGAAGAAGGGCATCGAGCACGTGATCCTGCTCGGAAACTCCGGCGGCGGATCCCTATCGGCCTTCTACCAAGCGCAGGCGAGCTTGCCGAGGTCCGAGCGCCTGGCGACGGCGCCTTGTGGGGCGCGCACGCATCTTCAGGGCGTGGACATGCCTTTGGCCGACGCCTTGGCGCTCGTCTCCGCGCACCGCGGCCAGGGTCGTGTGCTCGCCGATTGCATCGATCCCTCCGTGAGTGACGAGCAGGACCCGCTGGGCGTGGACTCGAGCCTCGACATGTACGACGCCGGCAATGGCTTTCGCGAAGCGCCCACCTGGAGTGAGTACGCTCCGGAATTCGTCGCGCGCTATCGCGCGGCGCAGCGCGAGCGCGTGCGGCGTCTGGACGCGCGGGCACGTGAGCTCATTGCCCGCGCTGCGGAAGCCGAACGCGATCTCATCGCACGGCCCG
This genomic stretch from Polyangiaceae bacterium harbors:
- a CDS encoding CehA/McbA family metallohydrolase, translated to MFRARFRLAAAALATGRARSRLGEAALATAPAVAALAALGASWAAWSATPAAPAVTTGRVSKADVGTRLRVFAEAGDYKITSPELVAVVRKRDGWLVDLWRRRAFLPTVEQLGTTANIDAIWQMYPSLRIGKTDYPATASRVSALRDSIEVEAFVEALGAKYRALTRYTLATDAPKLVARTRWSVVGGGSSGALEFGDELKWGNVTYFVEGVATPRMKYEGSAAWIGRHGAGGDLLLRSRSGPKLWVDYGAKFRGFQGNITALYRKASIPAQGEVEVERELSFEALPLPSAKPEASGLLRAKIVDEADRPLPSKMRVDRLGHPNPVFGDDGGLSGADRFAWTGNGEMDLVLPAGRYVLLFTAGYERDAVQKTVNVPKNGMAGVKVALPRVVSTPGWIAADLHLHQAPSVDADIGLAERVVSIAAEGVELAVATDHYVVTDLSPTVQWLTKRGLLTRALSTISGSEVSTLGHRYGHFNVFPLSADRNVAYWNTTPSALFADARRQSPKGVIQVNHPRWDPAIGYFSYFGKSKESADFVRPGYDPNYDTLEVYNGDDARDLKKVRVVLEDWMHLLSAGRRYTATGSSDSHKLAFLDPGLPRTYIHYGDAGDDEQDAKASPAAVIAALKAGRAYVTSGPLLDVSVDGKGPGETVVTGGRAQVKVKVQAPKWVDVRSVEVLVNGRSAAYHIVPRGKSVLRLDKTFAFPVKEKGYVIVVAQGERGLPNASREATQPFAFSNPIWLEP
- a CDS encoding sulfatase-like hydrolase/transferase encodes the protein MNACKPWLLLAALPLFGACEDKVGNDAEPAASAQPAAPEDEAPSSKPERVDLIDQLARCEIRHRGLSLDLGTDAAAVARGFRLPPFDDIENAERDGKTVARLKDNIVSFDMWLDQTVKDPFIELQLHATQARRMSVALDDRRLGVLKLTPAASAVYRASGYKGELAAGRHVVTLRFSGRPRGVVEPHAELFWLRLGVDDDSSVTYAAPTLRSILSDVAIDNVPKRAIALRAPAAIRCPVVLSKDTKLRVDLGFWGTGTGKASVRILSDDAEPVTLAERKVSGGGGATWIPVSLPLGKHAGNVAILELRALETQRTGRVVFGDPMLLRANEARSVTAAKATTAIVVVLSGIDRRRVPPWGPKQDYAGLASLARSSVAFGRYRVPTTVPGAVVASMLTGLPPHGHALEDPAARLPAAAHLISEIIKEASGRTAMFTGSPNSFRAFGFDSGWDDFGEVSPVADEPVSRPIDRATSWLENELESKREARRFVFVHARGAHPPWDVPKDDASRLPPEEYGGVIDPRRGGIILSRLRSRRNRAARRMDEVDWIRLRALEQASLLKQDAALEKLIDLLKRKGEWEHTMLIVTGDVAPGEGPEPPFDPAGRLIEEHLYVPLWVHFPNDREAAKESMADVTSVDIATTVMNAFQLAPPVGVEGVDLQAAAEGIEPMMGRVLLSTLADHYAARFGQYRLTGQIGRKPQLCKVAVDPACLDDVFGTQPIAAQSAWSWTFFEWLRADKLRAAQREPASIDPDTGAALTVWGDI